ATAAACTATAGAAACAATCATTAACACAAATGAAGACAACGCGATTACTAATTTTAACCGGTTTGATGCTGGGGACATCCTTAACTTCCTTACATGCACAAAGTGGCAAATGGCAAAACTTATTTAACGGAAAGGATTTGACAGGTTGGAAACAACTAAACGGCAAAGCAAAATATGAGGTTGTAAATGGAGAGATTACAGGCACTACAGTTAAGGATACGCCCAACTCCTTTTTAGCTACAGAAAAAAGCTATGGCGACTTCATTCTTGAACTTGAATTACTGGTAGACAACTCTATGAATTCCGGAATCCAGTTTAGAAGTGAGAGTAAGCCTGACTATATGAACGGTAGAGTTCATGGCTATCAAATGGAGGTTGATCCTTCAGACAGGGCTTACAGTGGCGGTATTTATGATGAGGCTCGTCGTGGGTGGCTGTATCCTATGGACATCAACCCTAAAGGTAAAACTGCCTTTAAAAAAGGAGAATGGAATAAATATAGAATTGAATGTATTGGCAATTCGATCAGGACCTGGGTTAATGGTATACCTACGGCTAATTTGGTTGATAACATGACACCTACCGGTTTTATCGCCTTGCAGGTACATGCTATTGGTAAAAATGATGAGCCCGGTAAACAGATCAGATGGAAAAACATCCGTATTCAGACAGAAGGATTGAAGCCAACAAAAATGGATAACATTTATGTGGTAAACACAATTCCAAATGATTTATCTGCTGCCGAAAAAGCAAATGGCTATAGTCTTTTATGGGATGGAAAAACTACCAATGGATGGAAAGGGGCTTATAAAAAAGGATTTCCGGAGAAAGGTTGGGAAATAAAAGATGGTGAGCTGAGTGTGCTTAAATCTAACGGAGCAGAGTCTACCAATGGCGGTGATATCGTGACAGAAAAACAATATGGTGCTTTTGCATTAAAGTTTGATTTTAAACT
This is a stretch of genomic DNA from Candidatus Pedobacter colombiensis. It encodes these proteins:
- a CDS encoding DUF1080 domain-containing protein produces the protein MKTTRLLILTGLMLGTSLTSLHAQSGKWQNLFNGKDLTGWKQLNGKAKYEVVNGEITGTTVKDTPNSFLATEKSYGDFILELELLVDNSMNSGIQFRSESKPDYMNGRVHGYQMEVDPSDRAYSGGIYDEARRGWLYPMDINPKGKTAFKKGEWNKYRIECIGNSIRTWVNGIPTANLVDNMTPTGFIALQVHAIGKNDEPGKQIRWKNIRIQTEGLKPTKMDNIYVVNTIPNDLSAAEKANGYSLLWDGKTTNGWKGAYKKGFPEKGWEIKDGELSVLKSNGAESTNGGDIVTEKQYGAFALKFDFKLTEGANSGVKYFVTLTEGNKGSAIGPEYQILDDVKHPDAKLGKNGNRTLGSLYDLITSKKIPNSQRKIGEWNKGVIMVYPDNKIEYYLNGFKILEYVRGSAEFNALVADSKYKNWKDFGMAPKGHILLQDHGDNVSFRSIKLKEL